A DNA window from Iodobacter ciconiae contains the following coding sequences:
- the mltF gene encoding membrane-bound lytic murein transglycosylase MltF, which yields MKHWLMALATVVLTGCGDMPEQSSNRVLPWAESQELVVLVQNGPTTLYVDAEGNYAGLEYDLVTRFAVANGLKVRFIVTSSHAELLSRLKGNEAHFAVGVQKGFESEGLAFGPAYQSIEPVLIYPSNKTAASVLAELSAGKASISTLPQYVMALNKLKVDKPNLTWQTVEDGDSEDLIERVANGLLSYAMVDSHAAEVAQNYFPKVAISRDMGSVQQLAWAAPEGDSELFTLFEGYFSKMAQNGEMRSLLDRYYGHVNRLGQVDAIAFLDKRKVILPRYKKWFKEAETKTGLDWRLVAALSYQESMWDPEAVSMSGVRGMMMLTNDTAERLGVNRLDPYQSIQGGARYIQTMKDSLAENITEPDRTWLALAAYNVGLGHLLDARALAVKLGKNPDSWVDVKTTLPLLRNPQYFKSAKYGYARGGEPVIFVERLRTYYDILVRFESPVQSTVPALSENIVVQNPSNLPLNINNRVLAAKQVRTAAL from the coding sequence ATGAAACATTGGCTCATGGCTCTAGCAACAGTTGTTCTAACGGGTTGCGGCGATATGCCGGAACAATCTTCCAACCGGGTTCTTCCTTGGGCAGAATCACAAGAACTCGTCGTACTGGTACAAAACGGTCCGACTACACTCTATGTCGATGCCGAAGGCAATTACGCAGGCTTGGAGTACGATCTCGTTACTCGCTTTGCAGTAGCAAATGGGCTAAAAGTGCGTTTTATCGTAACCAGCAGCCATGCAGAGTTACTCTCCAGGCTGAAAGGGAATGAGGCTCACTTTGCCGTGGGTGTGCAAAAAGGTTTTGAAAGCGAAGGACTCGCATTTGGCCCCGCTTACCAGAGCATTGAACCGGTACTGATTTACCCTAGTAATAAAACGGCTGCCAGCGTTTTAGCTGAGCTAAGTGCAGGGAAAGCCAGTATCAGCACGCTGCCGCAATATGTGATGGCGCTCAATAAGTTAAAAGTAGATAAGCCTAATCTGACCTGGCAGACTGTTGAAGACGGTGATAGCGAAGATTTGATTGAACGCGTTGCAAACGGGCTGCTTAGTTATGCAATGGTTGATTCGCACGCTGCGGAGGTGGCCCAGAACTACTTCCCTAAAGTTGCTATTTCACGTGATATGGGATCGGTTCAGCAGCTTGCATGGGCTGCGCCTGAAGGCGATAGCGAGTTATTCACTCTGTTTGAAGGTTATTTTAGCAAAATGGCTCAAAACGGAGAGATGCGCAGCTTGCTTGACCGGTATTACGGGCACGTAAACCGCCTGGGTCAGGTTGATGCAATTGCATTTCTGGATAAGCGCAAAGTCATTTTGCCACGTTATAAAAAGTGGTTTAAAGAGGCTGAAACAAAAACGGGTCTGGATTGGCGCCTGGTTGCTGCATTGTCTTACCAGGAATCGATGTGGGATCCGGAAGCGGTTTCAATGTCGGGGGTGCGTGGCATGATGATGCTGACCAACGATACGGCAGAGCGCTTGGGCGTGAATCGCCTCGACCCCTATCAAAGTATCCAGGGTGGCGCGCGTTATATTCAGACTATGAAAGACAGCCTGGCCGAAAATATTACCGAGCCAGATCGCACCTGGCTGGCTTTAGCCGCTTATAACGTAGGATTGGGCCATTTGCTGGATGCTCGTGCCCTGGCCGTGAAGCTGGGCAAAAATCCGGATAGCTGGGTAGATGTGAAGACCACGCTGCCGCTTTTGCGTAATCCGCAATATTTCAAATCGGCTAAATATGGCTATGCCCGTGGTGGCGAGCCGGTGATTTTTGTTGAACGTTTGCGTACTTACTACGATATTCTGGTGCGCTTCGAGAGCCCTGTGCAAAGCACTGTGCCGGCGTTAAGTGAAAATATTGTGGTGCAAAACCCCAGTAATTTACCGTTGAATATCAATAACCGTGTGCTGGCAGCGAAACAGGTACGTACTGCCGCCTTGTAA
- the gltX gene encoding glutamate--tRNA ligase, producing MTVRTRFAPSPTGLLHIGGVRTALFSWAHARKNGGKFVLRIEDTDLERSTPESVKAILDGMHWVGIDYDEGPFYQMQRMDRYREAVKQLLASGHAYPCYMSKEELDAMRAEQEALGLKAKYDRRWRPEEGKVLPEPPAGVQPVLRFRTPLDGVVAWDDLVKGRIEIGNIELDDLIIARPDGTPTYNFCVVVDDWDMGITQVIRGDDHVNNTPRQIHIFNALGAAVPQFAHLPMIHNDQGQKLSKRRDAVSVVDYDSAGYLPEALLNYLARLGWGHGDDECFTMAQFVEWFDLKDVSASPSRFDKEKLLWLNAQHIKAADAARLAGLAKRFLDEKGLDLSHGPALVDVVALLKERVQTIVELATGAEYFYQPLTPSAEIVAKHLSSDDLARLSTFASEAAALEVWDTASISAFIKEFCKSQGVKMGQVGMPLRAKVCGTTHTPSVDAVLALLGKAEVLKRLA from the coding sequence ATGACTGTACGTACTCGTTTTGCTCCTAGTCCTACGGGGCTGTTACATATTGGCGGCGTGCGCACTGCGCTGTTTTCTTGGGCGCATGCACGCAAAAATGGCGGCAAATTTGTGCTGCGTATCGAAGACACCGATTTAGAGCGCTCAACACCAGAATCGGTTAAAGCGATTCTGGATGGCATGCATTGGGTAGGTATTGATTACGATGAAGGCCCGTTCTATCAGATGCAGCGCATGGATCGCTACCGTGAAGCAGTAAAGCAGCTATTAGCCAGCGGCCACGCCTACCCTTGCTATATGTCCAAAGAAGAGCTCGATGCCATGCGTGCAGAGCAGGAAGCTTTGGGTTTAAAAGCCAAATATGACCGCCGCTGGAGGCCTGAGGAAGGCAAGGTGCTACCTGAGCCGCCAGCTGGCGTGCAGCCGGTGTTGCGCTTCAGAACGCCACTGGATGGTGTGGTTGCCTGGGATGATCTGGTGAAAGGCCGGATCGAGATTGGCAATATCGAGCTGGACGATCTCATCATTGCCCGCCCGGATGGCACACCAACATATAATTTTTGCGTAGTAGTGGATGACTGGGATATGGGTATTACCCAGGTGATTCGTGGTGACGATCATGTCAACAACACGCCTCGCCAGATTCATATTTTTAACGCGCTGGGGGCGGCAGTACCGCAATTTGCCCACCTGCCGATGATTCACAATGATCAGGGCCAGAAGCTATCCAAGCGCCGCGATGCCGTGAGTGTAGTGGATTACGACAGCGCCGGTTATCTGCCGGAAGCCCTGCTCAACTACCTGGCCCGTTTAGGCTGGGGCCACGGTGATGACGAATGCTTCACCATGGCGCAGTTTGTAGAATGGTTTGATCTGAAAGACGTATCGGCCAGCCCCAGCCGCTTTGATAAAGAAAAACTGCTGTGGCTCAATGCCCAGCATATCAAGGCTGCAGATGCTGCCCGCCTTGCCGGCTTGGCAAAGCGTTTTCTGGACGAAAAAGGTCTTGATCTAAGCCATGGCCCGGCACTCGTTGATGTTGTCGCCCTACTGAAAGAGCGTGTGCAAACCATCGTAGAGCTAGCCACAGGGGCAGAATACTTTTACCAGCCACTGACGCCATCGGCGGAGATTGTGGCTAAGCATTTAAGTAGCGATGATCTGGCCCGCCTGAGCACCTTTGCCAGTGAAGCTGCCGCATTGGAAGTGTGGGATACCGCGAGCATTTCCGCCTTTATTAAAGAATTCTGCAAATCGCAGGGCGTAAAAATGGGCCAGGTAGGCATGCCACTGCGCGCCAAAGTGTGCGGCACCACGCATACGCCTTCGGTGGATGCGGTGCTGGCTTTGCTGGGTAAGGCTGAAGTATTAAAACGCCTGGCTTGA
- the nagZ gene encoding beta-N-acetylhexosaminidase — translation MHATELLQSLTLSQKIAQLFMVGFDGLVPNLHIEEMLREHQIGGVILFRRNVETPSQLAALNLRLQQINAEQSQVPLLIGTDQEGGMVMRIERGVTPLPSAMAFKSAGSEAGCEALTKVANAELKSLGININFAPVLDINNNPQNPVIGVRAYGETVSEVCQYGLAALRGIQAAGMAATGKHFPGHGDTAVDSHHKMPVVAYDRARLDTVELAPFSAAFAAGLDALMTAHVAFPAIEPDSAKPATLSHATLTGLLRDELNYQGVVITDCLEMDAIGKSVGTVAGAVLAIKAGADIVLISHSPAKQAAALAAVLHAVKAGEIPAARIDESVLRILALKQRYRMSDWASLAPSLLDFEALQLSARVHQAAITGHALQLDKNKPVFLISAEVRTHTEIDEVALGKTPEARNSLALPLRELGYTVSEEWIALQPAAVELGGVLSQAAHAEQIVFVSYNAKLFKEQQALIAALPQERLWLIAGRLPYDLDLAPKAAGRLSCCSNRPAALHALAKKLATTAV, via the coding sequence ATGCACGCCACTGAACTCTTACAATCGCTTACCCTTAGCCAGAAAATAGCCCAGTTGTTTATGGTGGGGTTTGATGGTCTTGTGCCTAATTTGCATATTGAAGAGATGCTTAGAGAGCACCAGATTGGCGGTGTTATTTTATTTCGCCGCAATGTTGAAACGCCTTCCCAGCTTGCCGCGCTGAATTTGCGTTTACAACAAATTAATGCGGAACAAAGCCAGGTGCCGCTCTTGATTGGTACAGATCAGGAAGGCGGCATGGTGATGCGGATCGAGCGTGGTGTTACACCTTTGCCTTCTGCCATGGCATTTAAAAGTGCGGGCAGCGAAGCTGGTTGTGAAGCGCTCACCAAGGTGGCTAATGCCGAGCTGAAATCGCTGGGAATAAATATCAATTTTGCTCCGGTACTGGATATTAATAATAATCCGCAAAACCCTGTGATTGGTGTGCGGGCTTATGGTGAAACAGTCAGCGAGGTTTGCCAGTACGGTTTGGCGGCTTTGCGGGGCATACAGGCTGCAGGAATGGCTGCAACTGGTAAGCATTTTCCAGGGCATGGTGATACTGCAGTGGATTCTCATCACAAGATGCCGGTAGTGGCTTACGATCGGGCCCGCTTAGATACCGTTGAGCTGGCCCCGTTTAGTGCCGCATTTGCTGCAGGGCTTGATGCGCTGATGACTGCACACGTTGCTTTTCCGGCAATTGAGCCCGATTCGGCAAAACCTGCAACCCTTTCCCATGCCACTCTCACTGGTTTATTAAGAGACGAGCTTAATTATCAGGGGGTAGTGATTACCGATTGCCTGGAAATGGATGCAATTGGTAAAAGCGTTGGAACCGTAGCAGGTGCCGTGTTGGCGATCAAAGCCGGTGCTGATATCGTTTTGATTTCGCATTCTCCTGCCAAACAGGCTGCCGCTTTGGCTGCTGTTTTACATGCTGTTAAAGCCGGTGAGATTCCGGCCGCACGGATTGATGAATCTGTGCTGCGTATCCTGGCTTTAAAACAGCGCTATCGGATGTCGGATTGGGCGAGCCTTGCGCCGTCTTTACTGGATTTTGAAGCATTGCAATTATCTGCACGCGTTCATCAGGCTGCGATTACTGGCCATGCTTTGCAATTAGATAAAAATAAACCTGTTTTTTTAATTAGTGCAGAAGTGCGTACTCACACTGAAATCGATGAAGTGGCACTCGGTAAAACACCGGAAGCACGTAATTCGCTGGCTCTGCCTTTGCGAGAGCTGGGTTATACGGTTAGCGAAGAGTGGATTGCTCTGCAGCCGGCAGCGGTAGAGTTAGGTGGGGTGTTGAGCCAGGCTGCGCATGCGGAGCAAATCGTTTTTGTATCTTATAACGCAAAATTATTTAAAGAACAGCAAGCACTGATTGCAGCCTTGCCACAGGAAAGGCTGTGGTTGATCGCCGGGCGCCTGCCCTATGATCTGGATCTTGCTCCTAAAGCTGCTGGCCGGTTGAGTTGTTGTTCTAATCGCCCGGCAGCTTTGCATGCTTTAGCTAAAAAATTGGCAACCACAGCTGTTTAG
- a CDS encoding PEP-CTERM sorting domain-containing protein translates to MNIKKNTAAIIILLSLFNSAHAVNAYVDQFISFKDALGINAVAYGNNGTLTAPPPEVVNPDIILGVPTVSQWVSVPTDYSAVYGFNGQKATGGLDIYYVDAGALSNVSIWGKLNTADAWTQIGSVTEGAPLGSTYNPVSSFLSLAGTGLSGVSQVMIRGTDVAGWSPGFDLMGIQGRGMLASPVPEPETYALMGLGLIALLVNRRRQVNA, encoded by the coding sequence ATGAATATCAAGAAAAATACGGCTGCAATTATTATATTGCTTAGCCTGTTTAATTCGGCGCATGCGGTAAATGCTTATGTGGATCAGTTTATTAGTTTTAAGGACGCCTTAGGTATTAACGCTGTTGCATATGGCAATAACGGTACGCTGACAGCTCCTCCTCCTGAAGTGGTCAACCCTGATATTATCCTCGGTGTACCTACTGTTTCTCAATGGGTTTCAGTTCCTACCGATTACTCTGCTGTGTATGGCTTTAATGGGCAAAAAGCAACCGGTGGATTGGATATTTATTATGTGGATGCAGGGGCTTTATCAAATGTCAGCATTTGGGGAAAGTTAAATACTGCTGATGCCTGGACTCAAATTGGTTCAGTGACAGAAGGCGCGCCTTTGGGAAGCACTTATAATCCGGTGTCTTCATTCTTAAGCCTGGCTGGTACAGGTTTAAGCGGGGTAAGCCAGGTAATGATCCGTGGCACTGATGTGGCTGGCTGGTCTCCTGGTTTTGATTTAATGGGAATTCAAGGCAGGGGAATGTTGGCCTCTCCTGTGCCAGAGCCGGAAACATATGCATTAATGGGATTGGGTTTAATTGCCTTGCTGGTGAATCGTCGCAGGCAGGTTAATGCTTGA
- a CDS encoding DUF5610 domain-containing protein, producing MVNSVSQSTPASSVAQTKDVKEAVPKPELNEARIRAQTNQQILQASLQVSISSGDKPMQLLFRTAIDKINEVLKPEFGDDAIKNALGQDNSPEGTAGRIVALSTGFYEAFAKQRPGQDPEKTAEEFTKVIRGGVERGFKEARDILKSLQVLDGTIASNIDKTYDLVQKGLDDFLASKKAKE from the coding sequence GTGGTTAACTCGGTTTCCCAATCTACCCCCGCCAGCAGTGTGGCCCAGACAAAAGATGTTAAAGAGGCGGTCCCCAAGCCGGAGCTGAATGAAGCCCGTATTCGGGCCCAGACAAATCAGCAGATTTTACAGGCCTCTTTACAAGTATCAATTAGCAGTGGTGATAAGCCAATGCAGCTCTTGTTTAGAACGGCCATTGATAAAATTAATGAAGTACTAAAGCCAGAATTTGGTGATGATGCAATTAAAAATGCATTAGGGCAGGATAATTCACCAGAAGGCACTGCCGGGCGGATTGTTGCCCTTTCCACTGGTTTTTATGAAGCTTTTGCCAAGCAAAGACCGGGGCAGGATCCGGAAAAAACTGCCGAAGAATTCACCAAGGTGATTCGCGGAGGGGTTGAGCGGGGGTTTAAAGAAGCCAGAGATATCCTTAAAAGCCTGCAGGTGCTTGATGGCACCATTGCCAGTAATATTGATAAAACCTACGATTTAGTACAGAAGGGGCTGGATGATTTTCTGGCAAGTAAAAAGGCCAAGGAGTAA
- a CDS encoding DUF4214 domain-containing protein, translated as MATAAALAFVQKLYVAYYQRPADYAGQQYWAEKFDQEGGASAIATAFSVSPESVALFGSQSLGAQINAVYQAAFGRAAETAGLQFYLNEIGAGRMTVGTMAVAVLNGAQGADLTTLNSKLAVADAYTTAVSDASGILKYVGDASAITARTFMATVTTANQATSTAAIPTEVAKLVLPSVVTSFALTEGIDAFVGGAGGDNFVSTKVGGFGPLDSLDGGAGTDSLSVSDTAAISTSSSQVVKNIETASLVSSLGVTADVSGWTGLTKLTVQGAGNMSVTGATSTSALLFNSGANTTTVVGTGGDLVITAGTGAVTVGGTGVANNLSSVSVTNGTSVAITDRSGTAAATGSSLKTVSVTGATGGSSITGDGVSTLNLSTLTAATTVNNVTLTAAAATRNLTLNLNGVDEGAAGTDAGTTVVTDAEATSLTINAVTSKSFDVTAVTAKAVSVAVKADVDLQMDALGSALATKLDVSGAGQFTADTLTLTSGGVITSTSTGGVVLKSALGTAQQFAGSASAGADSISLAASTVVHTTGAGNDTVTATQFGIGGSIDAGAGTDSLIMTSADIVANTVTTPTKAASFTNFETLVASNALATVDVTKFVGVTSVAAMGGINAGTLTLNTGNTVALGANSAGAIGFTVGGISASDTMNLNMNGWDCAGAATFTGVETLNINTGTNVALAFNPATPTVVPVSVAPAQFTSTLVMSSSAGAPGGTINVSGASDMNFLGALLQPKSMLLH; from the coding sequence ATGGCAACTGCAGCAGCATTAGCATTCGTGCAAAAACTCTATGTCGCTTACTATCAACGTCCAGCCGACTATGCTGGGCAGCAATACTGGGCAGAAAAATTTGATCAAGAAGGGGGTGCCTCGGCAATTGCCACTGCTTTTTCCGTCTCGCCAGAATCAGTTGCACTGTTTGGTTCTCAATCTTTGGGTGCACAAATTAATGCTGTATATCAGGCCGCTTTTGGCCGTGCAGCAGAAACCGCTGGTTTGCAATTCTATCTGAATGAAATTGGTGCTGGCCGTATGACTGTAGGCACGATGGCGGTTGCCGTGCTAAATGGCGCGCAGGGTGCGGATTTAACCACTTTGAATTCTAAACTGGCTGTTGCAGATGCTTACACAACTGCCGTTTCTGATGCTTCGGGCATCTTGAAATATGTTGGTGATGCCTCTGCCATCACGGCACGCACATTTATGGCAACGGTAACAACGGCCAATCAGGCTACGTCGACGGCTGCGATTCCAACCGAGGTTGCCAAGCTGGTTCTGCCTAGTGTTGTGACCAGCTTTGCCCTCACCGAAGGCATTGATGCCTTTGTTGGCGGGGCAGGAGGGGACAACTTTGTATCTACCAAAGTGGGTGGTTTTGGCCCGCTTGATTCACTTGATGGTGGTGCTGGCACAGACAGCTTAAGCGTTTCGGATACTGCCGCGATTTCTACATCAAGTAGCCAAGTGGTTAAAAACATTGAAACAGCCAGCTTGGTGTCCAGCCTTGGTGTGACAGCTGATGTTTCTGGCTGGACCGGCCTGACAAAACTGACAGTGCAGGGCGCGGGTAATATGAGCGTGACCGGTGCCACAAGCACTTCGGCTCTCTTGTTTAATTCTGGTGCAAATACCACAACGGTTGTAGGTACTGGTGGTGATTTGGTGATTACCGCGGGTACGGGGGCGGTCACTGTGGGCGGTACTGGCGTTGCGAATAATCTTTCTTCGGTTAGTGTGACAAATGGTACGAGTGTTGCAATTACTGATCGCAGCGGTACGGCAGCAGCTACAGGCAGCTCGCTAAAAACAGTATCGGTTACAGGTGCAACTGGCGGCTCAAGCATTACTGGTGACGGAGTCAGCACCCTTAATTTGTCAACACTCACAGCTGCAACTACTGTAAATAACGTGACATTAACTGCCGCCGCTGCAACTCGTAACCTGACCCTTAATTTGAATGGAGTAGATGAAGGCGCTGCAGGCACGGATGCGGGTACAACTGTTGTTACCGACGCTGAAGCCACATCGTTAACGATTAATGCAGTTACTTCAAAATCATTTGACGTGACTGCCGTGACGGCCAAGGCTGTGTCAGTGGCTGTGAAAGCAGATGTTGACTTACAAATGGATGCTTTGGGTAGTGCACTGGCAACCAAGTTGGATGTTTCGGGTGCCGGTCAATTTACTGCGGATACCTTAACTCTGACGAGCGGCGGGGTTATCACCAGCACCAGCACCGGAGGGGTCGTGTTAAAGAGCGCACTGGGTACAGCGCAGCAGTTTGCGGGCTCTGCATCTGCAGGTGCTGATTCGATCAGCCTTGCAGCTTCTACTGTTGTACATACAACAGGGGCAGGTAATGACACGGTTACCGCAACGCAATTTGGTATTGGTGGCAGTATTGATGCCGGTGCGGGTACTGATTCTCTTATTATGACTTCAGCAGATATTGTGGCTAACACGGTAACAACCCCCACAAAAGCGGCTTCGTTTACCAATTTTGAGACTCTGGTGGCTTCAAATGCACTCGCTACTGTTGATGTAACCAAGTTTGTGGGTGTCACGTCAGTGGCGGCGATGGGGGGAATTAACGCTGGTACGCTTACTTTGAATACTGGCAATACCGTGGCATTGGGGGCTAATTCCGCAGGTGCCATCGGTTTTACTGTGGGGGGAATATCTGCCAGCGATACGATGAACTTGAATATGAATGGCTGGGATTGTGCAGGCGCAGCAACGTTTACCGGTGTCGAGACGCTAAATATCAATACAGGTACTAATGTTGCTCTGGCATTTAATCCGGCCACTCCGACTGTTGTGCCGGTGTCTGTGGCTCCTGCTCAATTTACTAGTACATTAGTTATGAGTTCTTCCGCAGGTGCCCCTGGCGGTACGATTAATGTGAGCGGCGCAAGTGATATGAATTTCCTGGGGGCGTTACTGCAGCCAAAATCGATGCTTCTGCATTAA
- a CDS encoding class I SAM-dependent methyltransferase: protein MNNRFEEIYATNEWGTGSGEGSLPIHTQSYIDFLEQFTLKNKIKSVLDMGCGDWQFSKNIHWDGIQYQGYDVVKSVVSYNQQHYTAPNIRFQQYSGNPDDLPNAELIIAKDVLQHLSNQSIECFIKNMTRYPYALITNCVNPGAITINHDINTGDFRYLDLRLAPFHLSAREVFSFTNADNTGNEAPRWLKKVLLIENHSTPS from the coding sequence ATGAACAATCGATTTGAAGAAATATATGCCACCAATGAATGGGGCACAGGCTCTGGCGAAGGCTCATTGCCTATTCATACCCAAAGCTATATTGATTTTCTTGAACAATTTACCCTTAAAAACAAGATTAAATCTGTTCTGGATATGGGATGTGGTGATTGGCAGTTTTCAAAAAACATTCATTGGGATGGCATACAATATCAGGGCTATGACGTTGTAAAATCAGTTGTCAGCTATAATCAGCAGCATTATACGGCTCCAAATATCCGGTTTCAGCAGTATTCAGGTAATCCGGATGATTTGCCCAATGCAGAATTAATCATTGCTAAAGATGTATTGCAACACCTGTCGAATCAAAGCATTGAATGTTTTATTAAAAATATGACCCGCTATCCCTATGCGCTCATTACCAACTGTGTTAATCCGGGTGCAATAACGATCAACCATGATATCAACACTGGCGATTTCAGGTATCTGGATCTGCGCCTGGCCCCCTTTCACCTGTCAGCCAGGGAGGTTTTCTCTTTTACCAATGCAGATAACACAGGTAATGAAGCACCACGCTGGCTAAAAAAAGTGCTCCTGATAGAAAACCACTCCACCCCATCCTGA
- a CDS encoding acyltransferase family protein, with the protein MPPHSSNIEFNPRLEHIRALAALLVFFFHAFHHFYGNWKSFPEQPLFAIITEGHLGVGLFFTLSGFLFMKIAMTGNINYRRFIFNRFLRIFPLFLLVFFLAISLGRDKFQAQDLLYLLISNIGKPATSDYFVTGAAWTISIEFTFYLIFPFLALFVRQQGLAYIGRLLLIFLVLKLCVLSLAGHPAHVLQSTQIGRLDQFLIGMGFATLGSSLFFKKPYALIISLATILAISIFRSQYALLFNENSRSMILIIWYTLEALLWGFFIYAYINIQWRPAHMIEEFFSFIGQRSYSFYLLHAMVLYLINYYIPISLSLPILLIKISIAFILSCLLADLSWRSIELPFLNLRQHYVH; encoded by the coding sequence ATGCCACCGCACTCCAGCAATATAGAATTCAACCCCAGACTTGAGCATATTCGTGCTTTGGCAGCCTTATTAGTTTTTTTCTTTCACGCATTTCATCATTTTTATGGAAACTGGAAATCATTCCCCGAGCAGCCTTTATTTGCCATCATTACCGAGGGCCATCTTGGGGTAGGTTTATTTTTTACCTTATCTGGCTTTTTGTTTATGAAAATAGCCATGACAGGCAATATAAATTATCGCCGTTTTATTTTTAACCGTTTTCTGCGTATTTTCCCCTTATTTTTACTGGTGTTTTTTCTGGCTATATCACTGGGGCGCGATAAATTTCAAGCACAGGATTTACTCTACCTGTTAATTAGTAATATTGGCAAACCCGCCACCTCGGATTATTTTGTTACCGGTGCGGCCTGGACAATTTCAATTGAATTTACTTTTTATCTTATCTTTCCATTTTTAGCATTATTTGTCCGCCAGCAGGGCCTGGCCTATATTGGCAGACTACTACTTATCTTTCTGGTTTTAAAGTTATGTGTATTAAGCCTCGCCGGGCATCCTGCCCATGTATTGCAATCCACACAGATAGGCAGGCTGGATCAATTTTTAATTGGCATGGGCTTTGCCACATTAGGCAGCAGCCTGTTTTTTAAAAAACCCTATGCATTAATTATTTCGCTGGCAACAATTCTTGCCATCAGCATATTTCGCTCTCAATATGCCCTGTTATTTAATGAAAACAGCCGCAGTATGATTCTAATCATTTGGTATACCCTGGAAGCATTGCTGTGGGGTTTTTTTATTTATGCTTATATAAATATACAATGGCGGCCAGCACATATGATAGAAGAGTTTTTTTCTTTTATTGGCCAGAGATCTTACTCATTCTATCTGCTGCACGCCATGGTGCTCTATTTAATAAATTACTATATACCTATCAGTTTATCCCTGCCTATTTTATTAATAAAAATTTCAATAGCGTTTATTCTAAGCTGCTTATTGGCTGATTTAAGCTGGCGCAGCATTGAATTACCGTTCTTAAATTTACGCCAGCATTATGTGCATTAA
- a CDS encoding TolC family outer membrane protein has product MRAKLCLIPILLLGAAHAADLANLYPKAMQNDSRYAISKAQNLAAQEIVPIARAALLPNLSLSAQSSREWVNTEFDVGSGARLQSISKDYLFNTQSYAATLTQPLFRMAAWDNLSQAEFQQKEASHALDRSQQELILRLSQQYLDVQLAFDKLQLLGEQKKAYQEQKTQASKWYAAGYGTVTDVNEAQNRLDFVDADILSAEAAHSNKLHELSVTVGEPMSKLPHRKPSNMAADLHLKYPLTEWLSQAKQNNPILFERQASVDAAQLEISKNIDQHLPTVDLRLRSSYEDSPNYSTVDNLIKSNSIMIYASIPVFSGGEINARSKRAVALHTAASEDQRNTLQQVELGLRQQYLDLSSSAAQIKALQEAVRSGNVLIQSTRKGIQSGVRSNVDLLNAQSRFFEAQQKHTAAQYSYLSGYIRLKFYAGTLQENDLQAVDQLLH; this is encoded by the coding sequence ATGCGTGCAAAATTATGCCTGATTCCCATCTTGCTACTCGGCGCAGCCCATGCCGCAGACTTAGCCAATCTTTACCCCAAGGCCATGCAAAATGACAGCCGCTACGCTATTTCCAAAGCACAAAATTTAGCCGCCCAAGAAATCGTTCCTATTGCCAGAGCGGCGCTGCTGCCCAATTTATCGCTATCTGCCCAAAGCAGCCGGGAATGGGTAAATACAGAGTTTGATGTAGGCAGCGGTGCAAGATTGCAGAGTATTTCCAAAGACTACCTGTTTAATACTCAAAGCTATGCGGCAACACTCACCCAGCCCCTTTTCAGAATGGCCGCCTGGGATAATCTGTCCCAGGCAGAATTCCAGCAAAAAGAAGCCAGCCATGCACTTGATCGCAGCCAGCAAGAGCTGATCCTGCGGCTCTCCCAGCAATATCTGGATGTGCAGCTGGCATTTGATAAATTGCAGCTGCTGGGTGAACAAAAAAAAGCTTATCAAGAGCAAAAAACCCAGGCCAGTAAATGGTATGCCGCCGGTTATGGCACGGTCACCGATGTGAACGAAGCACAAAACCGTCTGGATTTTGTTGATGCCGACATCCTGTCAGCAGAGGCTGCGCATAGCAATAAGCTGCACGAACTAAGCGTTACGGTTGGGGAGCCCATGAGCAAACTGCCTCATCGCAAGCCCAGCAATATGGCTGCCGATTTGCACCTGAAATACCCGCTGACCGAATGGCTGAGCCAGGCCAAGCAAAATAACCCCATTTTATTTGAACGCCAGGCATCTGTTGACGCGGCTCAACTGGAAATCAGTAAAAATATCGACCAGCACCTGCCCACCGTTGATCTGCGCCTGCGCAGCAGCTATGAAGACAGCCCCAACTACAGCACGGTAGATAACCTGATTAAATCCAATAGCATCATGATTTACGCCAGTATTCCGGTGTTTTCCGGCGGTGAAATCAACGCCCGCAGCAAACGCGCGGTCGCCCTGCACACTGCCGCCAGCGAAGATCAGCGTAATACCCTGCAACAGGTTGAGCTGGGGTTACGCCAGCAATATCTGGATTTAAGCTCCAGTGCGGCGCAGATCAAAGCATTACAAGAAGCGGTGCGCTCCGGCAATGTGCTGATTCAATCCACCCGCAAAGGCATCCAGTCAGGCGTGCGCAGCAATGTTGATTTACTCAACGCCCAAAGTCGCTTTTTTGAAGCCCAGCAAAAACACACGGCTGCCCAATACAGCTATTTAAGCGGCTATATCCGGCTTAAATTTTATGCCGGTACCTTACAAGAAAATGATTTACAGGCGGTAGATCAGCTCCTGCACTAA